The Pimelobacter simplex genomic sequence GCGGGCCGAGGGCGGCCAGCTCGGCCAGCACCTGCTCCTGGCCGGCGCGCTGAGCCGGCGCGAGCTCTACGAGGCCCTCGCCGAGCACTGGGAGACGGCCTCGCGCGACCTCGTCGCGCACCCACCCGACCCGGAGCTCGCCGGACGCCTCGACATCGCCGAGCTCAGCCACCTCGGCTGGGTGCCGTGCGAGCAGCGCCCGGACGGCACGCTGGTCGTGGCGACGTCGGTACGACCGACGGCGGCGCTGCTCGAGCAGATCCGCGAGCGCTTCGGCACCGACGAGATCGAGCTCGTCGCGAGCACCCACTGGGACGTCTTCCGGGCCATGGAGGAGGCCAACCGCGGCAAGCTCCGGCGCCTGGCCGAGGACATGCTCGCCGAGGAGCGCCCCGAGCACTCCGCGCGCCCGGGACTGACCCGGCTCCAGCTCGCGCTGCCGTTCCTGATCGGCCTGGTGTTCGTGGTCGGTGCGGTGCTGGAGCCGCGGCGCGCGTTCGTCGTCCTGCTGTCGGTGACCAACGTCGTCTTCCTGCTCAGCGTGCTGTTCAAGGCAGGCTCCAGCCTGCGGGCTCCGCTCGTACGCGCCCGCCGGGAGCGCCGGCGCCTCGCCGAGATGCGCGAGCGCCAGCGGCGCGGCCTGGTCCCCGAGTGGCACCCCGGCGGCAACGACGCCGAGCTGCCCGTCTACACGATCCTGGTGCCGGCCTTCCGCGAGGCCAACATCATCGACAAGCTGATCACCAACCTCGGCGCGCTCGACTACCCGCGCTCGCGGCTCGACGTGATCGTGCTGATGGAGGAGAACGACCCCGAGACCGTGGCCGCCGCCAAGCGGGTCGCGCCTCCGGACTACGTGCGGCTGCTCGTCGTACCGGCTGGGGAGCCGCAGACCAAGCCGCGCGCCTGCAACTACGGGCTCGCCTTCGCCCGCGGCAAGTACGTCGTCATCTACGACGCCGAGGACCGCCCCGAGCCGCTCCAGCTCCGCAAGGCCGTGGCGGCCTTCGAGCGCGACGCCTTCGAGCACGACCACCTCGGCTCCACCCGGCCGCGCCTGGCGTGCGTGCAGGCGGCGCTGCACTACTTCAACGCCGACTACAACGTCCTCACCCGGATGTTCGCGATCGAGTACGCCCACTGGTTCGAGTCGATGCTGCCCGGCATCGACGGCAGCGGCATCCCGCTCCCCCTCGGCGGCACGTCCAACCACTTCGACACCGAGGTGCTCAAGCGCCTCGGCGCCTGGGACCCCTACAACGTCACCGAGGACGCCGACCTCGGGCTGCGGGTCTCGGTCGAGGGCTATCGGGTCGACGTACTCGACTCGACCACGGGCGAGGAGGCATGCGCGACCGTCCCCGCCTGGATCCCCCAGCGCACCCGGTGGATCAAGGGCTACATGATCACCGCGGCCGTCAACATGAGGCACCCGCTGCGGTTCCTGCGCCGGGTCGGGCCGCTCGGCATGGTCGGCATGGTCGGGCTCATCCTCGGCACGCCGCTGACCTTCCTCGCCTATCCCCTGGTGCTCGGCTTCACCGTCATCACGTACGTCGGCGTCCAGGTCATCGGTCTCGACCTGCCCCACTGGGTCGTGGTGAGCAGCCTGGTCACCGCCGTGCTCGGCAACGCCCTCATGATCGTGGTGTCCGGCATCGCGGCGACCCGGCGCTACAACTGGCGCATCGGCATCTTCGCGCTCCTCAACCCGCTCTACTGGTGCCTCCACGCCTATGCCGCGTGGCGGGCGCTGGTGCAGACGATCTTCAGCCCGCACCGGTGGGAGAAGACGCCGCACGGCATCTCCGAGGACTACGAGAGCACGGCGCACGTCTGAGCGCGCGTGGCTGCCTCGATTCCGGCACCGTCGCGCTCCGCGGCACCTACGATCCGGGGCATGACCTACGAGCGGCAGTTCGCGGCGACCGCGACCGAGACGATGATGGCTCTGGAGCGCGCCGTACGTCACTTCGAGAAGTTCCGCTCGGCCGACCAGGCCCTGCTGACCATCGACTTCGACACCAGGATGAGCGGCTGGTCGTGGGGATCACGGTGGAGGATCGAGGTGCGGTCGATCGGCGACGGCTGCGTGGCCACCGCCGACATCGTCGGCGCCGGCAGCCTCGTGGCGGGGACGAGTGAGGCGAAGAAGATCACCAGCATCTTCGACCTCGCCGAGTCGCTGGCGTCCACGGCATCGACGCCGGCGCCGGCGGGAGGCGACGTCCCCGGGACCGCTCGGGCGCTGGAAGCGATGGTCCCGCCCGATCTGCCCGCCAAGCACCAGCGCTTGATCGGGCCCATCCTGCAGGCACTCGCCGAAGCGGAGACGGCCGCCGCGGCCCAGGACATCGTGGACGAGGAGCTGGCGATCGCCCGGGCCCAACGCACGGCCGGTTCCGCCGGTATGTTCGCCATCGGTCCCGCCCAGTGGTGCGAGGAGGAGATCCGCGCGCGCATCGCCGCCGGGCTCCTCCGCATCGGCGCACAGCCGGTCGCCCGGGTCGGCGCGGACCTGATGATCATGAGCGATCGAATCCTGCAGGCGAGCACCGTACGCGCCCTCGATGAGCACGTCACCTCGATGGTGGAGGTCGGTGGCCAGATCCTGCAGTCGACCGGGCCGACGTTGACGGGGGTGGCGGCGGGGGCCGACCGGCGAACGGCGAGCTCCATCGTCGTCCATCCCTCGTGGCGCCTCGTCGAGCCGATCGACCCGGACGATGCCCACGAGGTCAGCGCCATCGCCGCTCAGGTGACCGCCATGGCAGCGCAGATGCGCACCGCCCCGTCAGCCCCGGCCCCGCCGTCGGTTCCCAGCGTGACCGAGGAGCTCACCAAGCTCGCGGCACTGAAGGACGCGGGAGCTCTCACCGACGAGGAGTTCGCCGCGGCGAAGGCTCGCCTGCTGGACCTCTAGGCCGGACCTGGTCCCACAAAGATCCCCAGACACCCGGCCCGGCTCCCACCGGTGTCGGCGCGAGCACCTAGCGTGGAGACGTGAGCAGCACGGCGCACCCGCGCCCCCGGACCCTGTGGGACGAGGGACGACGTTCCGGACGGGACGTGGTCTCCCTGGCCGTCGCGCTCCTGCTCACCGCGACCGTGCTCGACCTGCTGCTCTCCGACGGCCTCGGCCTGCTCTACGACCTGGTCTTCGCCACGCTCTGCGTGGGCGCGGCCCTGGCGGTACGGCCCAGTGACTTCTTCGCGGTCGGCGTGCTGCCGCCGCTGGCGATGTTCGCGATCGTGCTGCTGCTGGCGCTCAGCGACCCCGGATCGGTCGCGCGGGCCGACGACGGCGTCGTCCAGGCGACGGTGTCGGGGCTCTCGCGGCACGCGGTCGCCCTCGTCCTCGGGTACGGCGCCTGCCTGGGCCTGCTCGCCGCGCGGCGCTCGTACCTGCAGCGGCACCCCGCGACCGACTGAGGACTCAGAAGCGGTCGGGGTCTCCTGCCCCGCGGCGCAGCACCTCGGGGGCACCGTCGGACCAGTCGACGACGGTGGTCGGCTCGGCCGGCGTCTCGCCCGCCTCGACGACGATGTCGACCTCGTGGTCGAGGTCCTCTTTGATCTCCCAGCCCATCGTGCGCGGCTCGGTCTCACCGGGGAGGATCAGGGTCGAGGTCAGCAGCGGCTCGCCGAGCTGCTCGAGCAGCGCCTGGACGAAGACGTGGTCGGGGATGCGGACGCCGACGGTCTTCTTCTTGGGGTGCAGCAGGCGGCGCGGCACGTCCGGCATCGCCGGCAGGATGAAGGTGTAGGGCCCCGGCGTCGCCGCGCGGATCGCCCGGAACGCCGAGTTGTCGACGTGGACCATCTGGCCCAGCTGGGAGAAGTCGCGGCACACCAGCGTGAAGTGGTGCTTGTCGTCGAGCCCGCGGATCTTGAGGATCCGGTCGCGGCCGTCGCGGTTGCCGATCCGGCAGCCGAGCGCGTAGCCCGAGTCGGTCGGGTAGGCGATCAGGGCGTCCTCGTTGAGCGCGTCGACGATCTGCTGGAGCAGGCGCGGCTGCGGGTTGTCCGGGTGGACGTCGAGGTAGCGGGCCATCAGAGGCGCACTGCGGTCTTGGTGCTGCGCCCGGCGGCCTTGAGGTCGCGGTGCAGCTCCTTGGGCAGGGAGAAGGCGAGCGTCTCCTCGGCCGTCTGGACGGCGCGGGCGTCGGGGTAGCCGCGCTCGGCGAGGTAGGCCAGGACCTCGGTGACGAGGTGGTCGGGGACCGAGGCCCCCGAGGTGACGCTGACGGTCGCGGCGTCGTCGAGCCAGGACTCGTCGAGCTCGGAGACGTCGTCGATGCGGTACGACGCCTTGGCGCCGGCCTCGAGGGCGACCTCCACCAGGCGCACCGAGTTGGAGGAGTTGGCCGAGCCGACCACGATCACCAGGTCGGCGGTGGCGCCGATCTCCTTGACCGCGACCTGGCGGTTCTGGGTGGCGTAGCAGATGTCGTCGCTGGGCGGGTCCTCGAGCTGCGGGAACTTCGCGCGCAGGCGGCGTACGGTCTCCATGGTCTCGTCGACGCTCAGCGTGGTCTGCGAGAGCCAGGCCAGCTTGGCGTCGGCCGGGAACTCCAGCTTGTCGACGTCGTCGGGGTGCTCGACGAGGACGGTCTGGTCGGGAGCCTCGCCCGCGGTGCCCTCGACCTCCTCGTGACCGGCGTGACCGATCAGCAGGATGGTGTAGCCGTCGGCCGCGAAGCGGACCGCCTCGCGGTGCACCTTGGTCACCAGCGGGCACGTGGCGTCGATGGTCTTGAGGTCGCGCTCGGCGGCCTCGCTCACGACCGCCGGCGAGACGCCGTGGGCGGAGAAGACGACCGTGGCGCCCAGCGGCACCTCGTCGAGCTCCTCGACGAAGATCGCGCCGCGGGACTCGAGGTTGGCCACGACGTGCTTGTTGTGGACGATCTGCTTGCGCACGTAGACGGGCGAGCCGTAGAGGTCCAGCGCCTGCTCGACCGTCACGACCGCCCGGTCGACGCCGGCGCAGTAGCCGCGCGGGGCGGCGAGCAGGACCTCACGCTCGCCGTCGTCGAGCAGGCGCGGGCTACCGAGGTCGATCGTCATGGCACCCAGTCTACGGACCTGGCTCTCCCGGGCCGACTCCACGACGTACCCGGCCCGGACCCGGCAGGATGCAGCCATGACGCTTGCTCCCCCGTCGTCACGGATGTCGCGCGACCTGTCCACCGCGGCCGCGCTGCTGCTCCTCGCCGTGGCGGCCGCCGTCGACCTCGCGATCGTGGTGCTCAGCCTGCACCGGATGGAGTCCGGGCAGCCCCTGACCGAGGCGGCCGACGTCACGCTCGGTGTCGTCGCCGGCGCGGTCTATGCCGTGGTCGTCCTCGCCGTGGCCCGGACGCCGCAGCGCCAGGCCCTCGCCTGCGGGCTCGCCGTCGCGGCCCTCGTGCTCAACGTCCTGTTCTGGTACCTGCTGACTCACGGGCCGCTGCAGCCCACGTCGTACGACGAGGCCCGCTCGATCTTCCAGGTCCGCTGGATCATCGACGGGCTGCTGCTCGTCGGCGCCTGGTCGGTGTCCCGGCGCTCCGGACACCGGTGGTGGCCCGGGCTGCTCGTGGTCCCGGTGCTCGTGCTGGCCCAGGCCCCGTTCGAAGACGACCTGGTCCGCTCCACGGCCAACCTCGGTACGGCGCTGCGCGCGGCGTCGCTCTGGGCGTGGGCGAGTGCCGTCCTGCCGATCGCGGGCGTCGCGTGCTGGCTGCTCGACGGGCGCAGCACCTCGAAAATGACACCGGCCCGCCACCCTCGCGGGTGACGGGCCGGCGTACGCAGCAGGTGCGTCAGGCCTTCTCGGCGTCCTCGGTGGACTCCTCGGCGGGAGCCTCCTCCTCGGCAGCCTCGACCTCGGCCTCGGGGGCCTCGGCAGCCTCGGTCTCCTCGACCTCGGTCACCTCCTCGGTCTCCTCGACCTCGTCGGCCGGAGCCGGCGCGGGCGCCTCGGCCTTGGCGGCCTTGGGAGCGGAGGGGGTGAACGCACCGGTCACCAGCTCGATCACGGCCATGGGGGCGTTGTCGCCCTGGCGCGGACCGATCTTGGTGATCCGGGTGTAGCCGCCCGGGCGCTCGGCGAACGTCGGCGCGATGTCCGCGAAGAGGGTGTGCACGACACCCTTGTCGCGGATGACCTTGAGGACCTCGCGGCGCTGGTGCAGCGGGTTCTCGCCGGCGTGAGCCTTCTTCGCCTTGGTGATGAGCTTCTCCGCGTACGGACGCAGCGTGCGGGCCTTGGCCTCGGTCGTCGTGATCCGGCCGTGCTCGAAGAGCGCGGTGGCCAGATTCGACAGGATGAGGCGCTGGTGCGCGGCGCTACCGCCGTGGCGGGGGCCCTTCTTGGGCTTCGGCATGTCTCTCTCGTTTCTTCCCCGGCCGTGTCAGGTACCGGGGCAGTCGTCCCGGCCGTGTCAGGTACCGGGTGGTTGATGTCCCCTCAGGGACGGATCAGAACTGCTCGTCCTCGACGAAGGCGGTGTCGTCCTCGTCGTCGTCGGAGTAGTTGGCCAGGGCGGCCGACGGGTCGAAGCCCGGGGCGCTGTCCTTGAGGGACAGACCCATCTCGTGCAGCTTGGCCTTGACCTCGTCGATGGACTTCGCACCGAAGTTGCGGATGTCCAGCAGGTCCTGCTCCGAGCGGCTGATGAGCTCACCCACGGTGTGGATGCCCTCGCGCTTGAGGCAGTTGTACGACCGCACGGTCAGCTGCAGGTCCTCGACCGGGAGGGCGAGGTCGGCGGCGAGCTGCTCGTCGACGGGCGAGGGGCCGATGTCGATGCCCTCGGCCTCGACGTTGAGCTCACGGGCCAGGCCGAAGAGCTCGACCAGCGTCTTTCCAGCCGACGCGATCGCGTCGCGGGGCAGGATGGACGGCTTGGTCTCGACGTCGATGACGAGCTTGTCGAAGTCGGTGCGCTGCTCGACTCGGGTGGCCTCGACCTTGTAGGTCACCTTGAGGACCGGGCTGTAGATCGAGTCGACCGGGATCCGGCCGATCTCGTTGTCGGCGCCCTTGTTCTGGACGGCCGAGACGTAGCCGCGGCCCCGCTCGACGACGAGCTCGAGCTCGAGCTTGCCGTTGTCCGAGAGGGTGGCGATCTTCAGGTCGGGGTTGTGCACCTCGACACCGGCCGGCGGCGCGATGTCGGCACCGGTGACGTCACCGGCACCGGACTTGCGCAGGTACATGGTGACCGGCTCGTCGTGCTCGGAGGAGACGACGAGGCCCTTGAGGTTGAGGATGATCTCCGTGACGTCTTCCTTGACGCCCTCGATGGTCGAGAACTCGTGGAGGACGCCGTCGATCTTGATGCTCGTGACCGAGGCACCGGGGATCGAGGAGAGGAGGGTACGACGCAGCGAGTTGCCGAGCGTGTAGCCGAAGCCGGGCTCGAGGGGCTCGATGACGAAGCGCGACCGGAACTGGTCGACGGTCTCCTCCGACAGGGTGGGGCGCTGTGCGATGAGCACTTGTTTCGTTCCTTTCCGGGCCGACCGCTATATGAGGACCCAGACGTGGTGCGGAATTGGAGAAGAGGTACGGCGAGAACACCGGTGCCCGCCCCGGTCTCCTCGCCGCAGCGAGGGGGACCAGGACGGGCCGGTGATCACTTCTTGGAGTAGTACTCCACGATGAGCTGCTCCTGGATGGGCAGGTCGATCTGCTCACGCACGGGAACCGAGTGCACGAGGATCCGCATCCGGTTCGGGAGCGCCTCGAGCCAGGCCGGCACGATCCGCTCGCCATGGGTCTCGCGGGCGACGATGAACGGCGTCATCTCGAGCGACTTCTCGCGCACGTCGATGATGTCGTACTGGCTCACCTGGAACGAGGGGATGTCGACCTTGCGGCCGTTGACCAGGAAGTGACCGTGGGTCACGAGCTGGCGGGCGTGGCGGCGCGTGCGGGCGAAGCCCGCGCGGTAGACCACGTTGTCGAGACGGCACTCGAGCAGCTGGACCAGGTTGTCGCCGGTCTTGCCCTGGCGACGGGCGGCCTCCACGTAGTACTTGTGGAACTGCTTCTCGAGCACGCCGTAGGTGAAGCGGGCCTTCTGCTTCTCCTGCAGCTGGTTGCGGTACTCGCTCTCCTTGACCCGCGCGCGGCCGTGCTGGCCGGGAGGGTAGGGGCGCTTCTCGAAGGCAGCGTCGCCGCCGACGAGGTCGACGCCGAGACGGCGCGACTTCTTGGTCAGG encodes the following:
- a CDS encoding glycosyltransferase, whose amino-acid sequence is MQIGNHLVATGRITEDQLATALEHQRAEGGQLGQHLLLAGALSRRELYEALAEHWETASRDLVAHPPDPELAGRLDIAELSHLGWVPCEQRPDGTLVVATSVRPTAALLEQIRERFGTDEIELVASTHWDVFRAMEEANRGKLRRLAEDMLAEERPEHSARPGLTRLQLALPFLIGLVFVVGAVLEPRRAFVVLLSVTNVVFLLSVLFKAGSSLRAPLVRARRERRRLAEMRERQRRGLVPEWHPGGNDAELPVYTILVPAFREANIIDKLITNLGALDYPRSRLDVIVLMEENDPETVAAAKRVAPPDYVRLLVVPAGEPQTKPRACNYGLAFARGKYVVIYDAEDRPEPLQLRKAVAAFERDAFEHDHLGSTRPRLACVQAALHYFNADYNVLTRMFAIEYAHWFESMLPGIDGSGIPLPLGGTSNHFDTEVLKRLGAWDPYNVTEDADLGLRVSVEGYRVDVLDSTTGEEACATVPAWIPQRTRWIKGYMITAAVNMRHPLRFLRRVGPLGMVGMVGLILGTPLTFLAYPLVLGFTVITYVGVQVIGLDLPHWVVVSSLVTAVLGNALMIVVSGIAATRRYNWRIGIFALLNPLYWCLHAYAAWRALVQTIFSPHRWEKTPHGISEDYESTAHV
- a CDS encoding SHOCT domain-containing protein codes for the protein MTYERQFAATATETMMALERAVRHFEKFRSADQALLTIDFDTRMSGWSWGSRWRIEVRSIGDGCVATADIVGAGSLVAGTSEAKKITSIFDLAESLASTASTPAPAGGDVPGTARALEAMVPPDLPAKHQRLIGPILQALAEAETAAAAQDIVDEELAIARAQRTAGSAGMFAIGPAQWCEEEIRARIAAGLLRIGAQPVARVGADLMIMSDRILQASTVRALDEHVTSMVEVGGQILQSTGPTLTGVAAGADRRTASSIVVHPSWRLVEPIDPDDAHEVSAIAAQVTAMAAQMRTAPSAPAPPSVPSVTEELTKLAALKDAGALTDEEFAAAKARLLDL
- a CDS encoding DUF6542 domain-containing protein, which encodes MSSTAHPRPRTLWDEGRRSGRDVVSLAVALLLTATVLDLLLSDGLGLLYDLVFATLCVGAALAVRPSDFFAVGVLPPLAMFAIVLLLALSDPGSVARADDGVVQATVSGLSRHAVALVLGYGACLGLLAARRSYLQRHPATD
- a CDS encoding L-threonylcarbamoyladenylate synthase, which gives rise to MARYLDVHPDNPQPRLLQQIVDALNEDALIAYPTDSGYALGCRIGNRDGRDRILKIRGLDDKHHFTLVCRDFSQLGQMVHVDNSAFRAIRAATPGPYTFILPAMPDVPRRLLHPKKKTVGVRIPDHVFVQALLEQLGEPLLTSTLILPGETEPRTMGWEIKEDLDHEVDIVVEAGETPAEPTTVVDWSDGAPEVLRRGAGDPDRF
- a CDS encoding 4-hydroxy-3-methylbut-2-enyl diphosphate reductase; this encodes MTIDLGSPRLLDDGEREVLLAAPRGYCAGVDRAVVTVEQALDLYGSPVYVRKQIVHNKHVVANLESRGAIFVEELDEVPLGATVVFSAHGVSPAVVSEAAERDLKTIDATCPLVTKVHREAVRFAADGYTILLIGHAGHEEVEGTAGEAPDQTVLVEHPDDVDKLEFPADAKLAWLSQTTLSVDETMETVRRLRAKFPQLEDPPSDDICYATQNRQVAVKEIGATADLVIVVGSANSSNSVRLVEVALEAGAKASYRIDDVSELDESWLDDAATVSVTSGASVPDHLVTEVLAYLAERGYPDARAVQTAEETLAFSLPKELHRDLKAAGRSTKTAVRL
- the rplQ gene encoding 50S ribosomal protein L17 translates to MPKPKKGPRHGGSAAHQRLILSNLATALFEHGRITTTEAKARTLRPYAEKLITKAKKAHAGENPLHQRREVLKVIRDKGVVHTLFADIAPTFAERPGGYTRITKIGPRQGDNAPMAVIELVTGAFTPSAPKAAKAEAPAPAPADEVEETEEVTEVEETEAAEAPEAEVEAAEEEAPAEESTEDAEKA
- a CDS encoding DNA-directed RNA polymerase subunit alpha, with amino-acid sequence MLIAQRPTLSEETVDQFRSRFVIEPLEPGFGYTLGNSLRRTLLSSIPGASVTSIKIDGVLHEFSTIEGVKEDVTEIILNLKGLVVSSEHDEPVTMYLRKSGAGDVTGADIAPPAGVEVHNPDLKIATLSDNGKLELELVVERGRGYVSAVQNKGADNEIGRIPVDSIYSPVLKVTYKVEATRVEQRTDFDKLVIDVETKPSILPRDAIASAGKTLVELFGLARELNVEAEGIDIGPSPVDEQLAADLALPVEDLQLTVRSYNCLKREGIHTVGELISRSEQDLLDIRNFGAKSIDEVKAKLHEMGLSLKDSAPGFDPSAALANYSDDDEDDTAFVEDEQF
- the rpsD gene encoding 30S ribosomal protein S4; this translates as MARYTGPLTKKSRRLGVDLVGGDAAFEKRPYPPGQHGRARVKESEYRNQLQEKQKARFTYGVLEKQFHKYYVEAARRQGKTGDNLVQLLECRLDNVVYRAGFARTRRHARQLVTHGHFLVNGRKVDIPSFQVSQYDIIDVREKSLEMTPFIVARETHGERIVPAWLEALPNRMRILVHSVPVREQIDLPIQEQLIVEYYSKK